A genomic segment from Streptomyces sp. NBC_00654 encodes:
- the egtD gene encoding L-histidine N(alpha)-methyltransferase, which produces MSPFLLTRTLPEDATDAALRADVLSGLTRHPKTLPPKWFYDAHGSELFEEITRLPEYYPTRAEREILLARAGEIASASGARTLIELGSGSSEKTRHLLDALPALHSYVPVDVSESALTGAAESLLAERPDLSVHALIADFTGGLALPGTPGPRLVAFLGGTIGNLLPEERGSFLRSVRSLLSPGDSLLLGTDLVKDQDTLVAAYDDAAGVTAAFNKNVLSVVNRELGADFPLDAFGHVAVWDPRAEWIEMRLRARRALTVKIPELDLVVPFGAGEELRTEVSAKFREEGVREELDAAGLRLDQWWTDSAGRFALSLATAVRPAASTAVRA; this is translated from the coding sequence GTGAGTCCCTTTCTGCTGACCCGCACCCTGCCGGAGGACGCGACGGACGCGGCGCTGCGCGCCGACGTTCTCAGCGGTCTGACCCGGCACCCGAAGACCCTGCCGCCCAAGTGGTTCTACGACGCGCACGGCAGCGAGCTGTTCGAGGAGATCACCCGGCTGCCCGAGTACTACCCGACGCGGGCCGAACGGGAGATCCTGCTGGCCCGCGCCGGGGAGATCGCCTCGGCATCCGGTGCCCGCACGCTGATCGAACTGGGTTCGGGCTCCTCCGAGAAGACCCGGCACCTGCTGGACGCCCTGCCCGCGCTGCACAGCTACGTACCCGTCGACGTCAGTGAGAGCGCGCTGACCGGAGCGGCCGAATCCCTGCTCGCCGAGCGGCCGGACCTCTCGGTGCACGCGCTCATCGCCGACTTCACCGGCGGCCTGGCGCTGCCCGGCACCCCGGGTCCGCGACTGGTCGCGTTCCTGGGCGGCACGATCGGCAATCTCCTCCCGGAGGAGCGCGGGTCCTTCCTGCGCTCCGTACGGTCGCTGCTCTCCCCCGGTGACTCGCTGCTGCTCGGCACCGACCTGGTGAAGGACCAGGACACGCTGGTGGCCGCGTACGACGACGCGGCCGGGGTCACGGCCGCGTTCAACAAGAACGTGCTGAGCGTCGTCAACCGTGAGCTGGGGGCCGATTTCCCGCTCGACGCCTTCGGCCATGTCGCGGTGTGGGACCCGCGTGCCGAGTGGATCGAGATGCGGCTGCGGGCCCGCCGGGCGCTCACGGTGAAGATCCCCGAGCTGGATCTGGTGGTTCCGTTCGGGGCCGGGGAGGAACTGCGTACGGAGGTGTCGGCGAAGTTCCGCGAGGAGGGGGTGCGCGAGGAGCTCGACGCCGCGGGGCTGCGGCTGGATCAGTGGTGGACGGATTCCGCGGGCCGGTTCGCCCTGTCGCTGGCCACGGCCGTCCGGCCGGCGGCCAGCACGGCGGTGCGGGCCTGA
- the egtC gene encoding ergothioneine biosynthesis protein EgtC: MCRHIAYVGQPVALGEIVLSPPHSLVRQSWEPRRQRFGTVNADGFGVGWYADGDPVPGRYRRRGPVWGDETFADLARVVRSTALLAAVRDATEAGADGEAAAAPFAAGRLLFSHNGVVRGWPGSMADLAATLPPAELLTLTARCDSALIWALVRHRTARGDAVPQAVADTVGEIAAAAPGSRLNLLLTDGSVIVGTAWGDSLWYLHAPARRTVVASEPYDDDSRWREVPDRTLLVATLADVSLTPLKEPTA; the protein is encoded by the coding sequence ATGTGTCGTCATATCGCCTATGTGGGACAGCCGGTGGCCCTGGGCGAGATAGTTCTCTCACCCCCGCACTCACTGGTCCGCCAGTCCTGGGAACCGCGCCGGCAGCGGTTCGGCACGGTCAACGCCGACGGTTTCGGTGTGGGCTGGTACGCGGACGGCGACCCGGTGCCCGGCCGCTACCGGCGCCGGGGCCCCGTCTGGGGCGACGAGACGTTCGCCGATCTGGCCCGGGTGGTGCGCAGCACGGCGCTGCTCGCCGCGGTCCGTGACGCGACGGAGGCGGGCGCGGACGGGGAGGCGGCGGCCGCCCCGTTCGCCGCGGGCCGGTTGCTCTTCAGCCACAACGGGGTGGTCAGGGGCTGGCCCGGGTCGATGGCGGACCTGGCAGCCACGCTTCCCCCCGCCGAACTGCTGACGCTGACCGCCCGCTGCGACTCCGCGCTGATCTGGGCACTCGTGCGCCACCGGACGGCCCGGGGCGACGCCGTCCCGCAGGCCGTCGCGGACACCGTGGGCGAGATCGCGGCCGCGGCTCCCGGCTCCCGGCTGAATCTGCTGCTCACCGACGGTTCCGTCATCGTGGGCACCGCGTGGGGCGACAGCCTCTGGTATCTCCACGCTCCGGCCCGCCGCACGGTGGTGGCCTCGGAGCCGTACGACGACGATTCCCGCTGGCGGGAGGTCCCCGACCGCACCCTGCTGGTCGCGACCCTTGCCGATGTCTCGCTGACCCCGCTCAAGGAGCCCACCGCGTGA
- the egtB gene encoding ergothioneine biosynthesis protein EgtB encodes MTDSHGTPGVDPETLRRLAHDALLTARDRTALLTGSVDDGELTAQHSPLMSPLVWDLAHIGNQEELWLLRNVGGREAMRPEIDGLYDAFEHPRATRPSLPLLAPAEARAYAAEVRGRALDLLEGAELHEGGRPLERAAFAFGMIAQHEQQHDETMLITHQLRAGPAVLTAPQPPAPTDDAALAAEVLVPAGPFTMGTSTEPWALDNERPAHRREVAAFHLDTAPVTCGAYQRFIEDGGYTDARWWAPEGWAMVREHALSAPLFWHREAGQWLRRRFGVTEPVPADEPVLHVSWYEADAYARWAGRRLPTETEWEKAARHDPASGRSRRYPWGDEDPTADRANLGQRHLRPSAAGAYAAGRSPYGAGQLMGDVWEWTSSDLLPYPGFAAFPYREYSEVFFGPDHKVLRGGSFAVDPVACRGTFRNWDLPVRRQIFSGFRTARDA; translated from the coding sequence ATGACCGACTCCCACGGCACACCCGGCGTCGACCCCGAGACCCTGCGGCGGCTCGCCCATGACGCGCTCCTCACCGCTCGCGACCGTACCGCCCTGCTCACCGGGAGCGTGGACGACGGCGAACTGACCGCTCAGCACTCCCCGTTGATGTCGCCACTGGTCTGGGACCTGGCGCACATCGGCAACCAGGAGGAGCTGTGGCTGCTGCGCAACGTGGGCGGCCGGGAGGCCATGCGCCCGGAGATCGACGGACTGTACGACGCCTTCGAGCATCCCCGCGCCACCCGGCCGTCACTGCCCCTCCTCGCGCCCGCCGAGGCACGCGCGTACGCCGCCGAGGTGCGGGGCAGGGCACTGGACCTGCTGGAGGGCGCCGAGCTGCACGAGGGCGGCCGGCCTCTCGAACGGGCCGCCTTCGCCTTCGGGATGATCGCCCAGCACGAACAGCAGCACGACGAAACGATGCTGATCACCCATCAGCTGCGCGCGGGCCCGGCCGTCCTGACCGCCCCCCAGCCGCCCGCCCCCACCGACGACGCGGCTCTCGCGGCCGAAGTCCTGGTACCGGCGGGCCCGTTCACCATGGGAACGTCCACCGAGCCATGGGCGCTGGACAACGAACGGCCCGCCCACCGCCGCGAGGTGGCGGCCTTCCACCTCGACACGGCCCCGGTGACCTGCGGCGCGTATCAGCGGTTCATCGAGGACGGCGGATACACCGACGCCCGCTGGTGGGCGCCGGAGGGCTGGGCCATGGTGCGGGAACACGCGCTGTCGGCACCGCTGTTCTGGCACCGGGAGGCCGGGCAGTGGCTGCGCCGCCGGTTCGGGGTGACCGAGCCGGTGCCCGCCGACGAGCCCGTGCTGCACGTCAGCTGGTACGAGGCGGACGCGTACGCCCGCTGGGCGGGCAGGAGGCTGCCCACGGAGACCGAGTGGGAGAAGGCGGCCCGCCACGATCCGGCGTCCGGGCGGTCCCGGCGCTACCCGTGGGGCGACGAGGACCCGACCGCGGACCGCGCCAATCTGGGACAGCGCCACCTCCGCCCCTCGGCGGCCGGCGCCTACGCGGCGGGCCGGTCCCCGTACGGCGCGGGCCAGTTGATGGGCGATGTGTGGGAGTGGACGTCGAGCGACCTCCTCCCCTACCCGGGCTTCGCGGCCTTCCCCTACCGCGAGTACTCGGAAGTGTTCTTCGGCCCGGACCACAAGGTGCTGCGCGGCGGTTCGTTCGCCGTGGACCCGGTCGCCTGCCGGGGTACGTTCCGCAACTGGGACCTGCCGGTACGGCGCCAGATCTTCTCCGGCTTCCGGACCGCGAGGGATGCCTGA
- the egtA gene encoding ergothioneine biosynthesis glutamate--cysteine ligase EgtA: MPPDSSGDHGPRPSADAPLDEGGAEDLLRGICFKTGPPRTVGVELEWLVHDRDRPDVPVSQERHDAAVDAVRALPLSASLTFEPGGQLELSSLPADSLMACVEATAADLAAVRDTLGRLGLAPVGLGVDPWHPPRRRLLEPRYEAMERALDRSGPAGRAMMCTSASVQVCLDAGVEEPGPLGYGRRWQLAHLLGAVLVASFANSPFRQGRRTGWQSTRQALWANLDPVRSLAPPGRLPPRDAWAAHALDTTVMCIRGDAVPWTVPDGLTFREWIRSGVPRPPVRADLDYHVTTLFPPVRPRGHLELRMIDAQGGPDGWLVPLAVTTALFDDPEAAETVYRTVKPLAETAGSPAAPRNPLWAGAARDGLADPELRAAAVTCFEVALEALPRIGASRAVHDTVAAFHDRFVARGRCPADDLPDPAGPGTSTAGNDATPHSGRGTS, translated from the coding sequence ATGCCCCCGGACAGTTCCGGCGATCACGGCCCGCGCCCTTCCGCCGACGCCCCCCTCGATGAGGGCGGGGCGGAGGACTTACTGCGTGGCATCTGTTTCAAGACCGGCCCGCCCCGCACCGTGGGTGTGGAGCTGGAATGGCTCGTCCACGACCGGGACCGCCCCGATGTCCCGGTGTCCCAGGAGCGCCACGACGCCGCGGTGGACGCCGTCCGCGCCCTGCCGCTGAGCGCCTCGCTGACCTTCGAGCCCGGCGGCCAGCTGGAGCTCAGCTCCCTGCCCGCGGACTCACTGATGGCCTGCGTCGAGGCCACCGCCGCCGACCTCGCCGCCGTGCGAGACACCCTCGGGCGGCTGGGACTCGCGCCGGTCGGCCTGGGCGTCGATCCCTGGCATCCACCGCGCCGCAGGCTGCTGGAGCCGCGCTACGAGGCCATGGAGCGGGCCCTGGACCGCTCGGGACCGGCCGGGCGGGCGATGATGTGCACCTCCGCTTCCGTCCAGGTCTGTCTGGACGCGGGCGTGGAGGAGCCGGGGCCGCTCGGCTACGGGCGGCGCTGGCAGCTCGCCCATCTGCTGGGCGCCGTCCTGGTGGCGTCCTTCGCCAACTCGCCTTTCCGGCAAGGGCGCAGGACCGGGTGGCAGTCCACCCGGCAGGCCCTGTGGGCGAACCTCGACCCGGTACGCTCACTGGCCCCGCCCGGCCGTCTGCCGCCGCGCGACGCCTGGGCCGCCCACGCGCTGGACACGACGGTGATGTGCATCCGGGGCGACGCCGTCCCCTGGACCGTGCCGGACGGGCTCACCTTCCGGGAGTGGATCCGCAGCGGTGTCCCCCGGCCGCCCGTGCGCGCCGATCTCGACTACCACGTCACGACGCTGTTCCCGCCGGTGCGTCCGCGCGGGCACCTCGAACTCCGCATGATCGACGCGCAGGGCGGACCGGACGGATGGCTGGTGCCGCTCGCCGTGACCACGGCGCTGTTCGACGACCCGGAGGCCGCCGAGACCGTGTACCGCACCGTCAAACCGCTCGCGGAGACGGCGGGCTCTCCCGCCGCGCCCCGCAATCCGCTCTGGGCGGGCGCCGCCCGGGACGGTCTGGCCGACCCCGAGCTGCGGGCGGCGGCCGTCACCTGCTTCGAGGTGGCGCTGGAGGCGCTCCCCCGGATCGGCGCGAGCCGGGCCGTGCACGACACCGTGGCGGCCTTCCACGACCGCTTCGTCGCGCGGGGCCGATGTCCGGCCGACGACCTGCCCGATCCCGCCGGTCCCGGTACCTCGACCGCGGGGAACGACGCGACGCCGCACTCCGGAAGGGGCACCTCCTGA
- a CDS encoding TIGR02452 family protein has protein sequence MSARLRGIARETEQAVQAGRYRTEDGREVSIERALTAALSGTRLYGPEPVPVAVLDTDRTTAVEVTGESSLRAAHRMTRAAAGKVAVLNYASARNPGGGYLNGAQAQEEALCRGSALHATLLRAPDYYAHHRAERSAFYTDRVIHSPGVPVFRDDRGRFLDLPYSVGFLTSPAPNAGVIRRRTPDEAHRIPAALASRAERVLEVAAVRGYRRLVLGAWGCGVFRNDPAQVAGAFHTLLRDGGRFGGHFEQIVFGILERGPESAVRTAFAGTFADRLQD, from the coding sequence ATGAGCGCACGACTGCGCGGCATCGCGCGGGAGACGGAGCAGGCCGTCCAGGCCGGCCGGTACCGCACCGAGGACGGCCGGGAGGTGTCCATCGAGCGCGCGCTGACCGCCGCGCTCTCCGGCACCCGGCTCTACGGCCCCGAGCCGGTGCCCGTCGCCGTCCTGGACACCGACCGCACCACGGCCGTCGAGGTGACCGGCGAGAGCAGCCTGCGGGCGGCACACCGGATGACCCGTGCGGCGGCGGGCAAGGTCGCCGTCCTCAACTACGCCTCGGCCCGCAATCCGGGCGGTGGCTACCTCAACGGCGCGCAGGCCCAGGAAGAGGCTCTGTGCCGGGGCTCCGCGCTCCACGCGACCCTGTTGCGCGCCCCCGACTACTACGCCCACCACCGCGCCGAACGCAGCGCGTTCTACACCGACCGGGTGATCCACTCGCCCGGTGTACCGGTGTTCCGCGACGACCGGGGACGGTTCCTCGACCTCCCGTACAGCGTGGGCTTCCTCACCTCGCCCGCGCCCAACGCCGGAGTCATCCGCAGGCGGACCCCGGACGAGGCGCACCGCATCCCGGCCGCACTCGCGAGTCGCGCCGAACGGGTGCTGGAGGTGGCGGCGGTACGCGGCTACCGCAGGCTGGTGCTGGGAGCGTGGGGCTGCGGGGTGTTCCGGAACGATCCGGCACAGGTGGCGGGCGCCTTCCACACGCTGCTCCGCGACGGCGGCCGGTTCGGCGGCCACTTCGAGCAGATCGTCTTCGGCATCCTGGAACGCGGCCCGGAGTCCGCCGTCCGCACGGCTTTCGCCGGTACGTTCGCCGACCGGCTCCAGGACTGA
- a CDS encoding type II toxin-antitoxin system PemK/MazF family toxin, with protein sequence MTFHHGTYSTDSSSGSPGRGGPAATVQADPRDVGPVRTLYAPDRDGDPDPGEIVWTWVPFEENDGRGKDRPVLVVAREEAGTLLAVQLSSKQHDPDREWVALGAGPWDSSGRPSWADLDRVLRVHEDGMRREACALDRERFELVAGRLRELYGWS encoded by the coding sequence ATGACGTTCCACCACGGCACATACAGCACCGACAGTTCGTCCGGCTCCCCCGGCCGCGGCGGACCGGCCGCGACCGTCCAGGCCGATCCGCGCGATGTGGGCCCGGTCCGCACCCTGTACGCCCCCGACCGCGACGGCGATCCCGATCCGGGCGAGATCGTCTGGACCTGGGTGCCGTTCGAGGAGAACGACGGGCGCGGCAAGGACCGGCCGGTTCTCGTCGTGGCCCGCGAGGAGGCGGGCACCCTGCTCGCCGTCCAGCTCTCCAGCAAGCAGCACGATCCGGACCGCGAGTGGGTGGCGCTGGGGGCGGGCCCCTGGGACAGCTCGGGCCGGCCGTCCTGGGCCGATCTGGACCGGGTGCTGCGGGTGCACGAGGACGGGATGCGGCGGGAGGCCTGCGCGCTGGACCGGGAGCGGTTCGAGCTGGTCGCCGGGCGGCTGCGGGAACTGTACGGCTGGAGCTGA
- a CDS encoding LacI family DNA-binding transcriptional regulator codes for MSQLPKQPAAVSVPTSADVARLAGVSRATVSYVLNNNATVRISEPTRRRVREAAAHLGYVPHAAARSLRAGHTRMVLLPDGNTPAGPLHQHFIEELQSGLRRLDYTVVQYGSGGLGADEAARAWAELRPVAVVAPAGVALTPHGIAVLTRSGAKAVITLGPEPVDGAHALVIDQREIGGCAVGHLLSRGRRRIGVVMPQEPALAPFAEPRLAGALRAAEPAGARIQPLPLHYEEDSAAALAARWRTLGLDAVFAYNDEYAMLLTRALQDAGIAVPGETAVIGADDLMLGRLLRPRLSTVRMELATRQPPAEMVDRLLQHPAGRPERHDLLRARAVPRESS; via the coding sequence ATGAGCCAGTTACCCAAACAGCCCGCCGCAGTCTCCGTTCCGACCAGCGCCGACGTGGCGCGACTCGCAGGAGTCTCCCGGGCCACCGTGTCGTACGTACTGAACAACAACGCCACCGTGCGGATCAGCGAACCCACCCGGCGAAGAGTCAGGGAAGCCGCGGCCCATCTCGGCTATGTGCCGCACGCGGCCGCCCGGAGCCTGCGCGCCGGACATACCCGGATGGTGCTGCTGCCCGACGGGAACACGCCCGCGGGGCCTCTGCACCAGCACTTCATCGAAGAACTCCAGTCCGGGCTGCGCCGCCTCGACTACACCGTCGTCCAGTACGGCAGCGGCGGCCTCGGGGCCGACGAGGCCGCCAGGGCGTGGGCGGAACTGCGGCCCGTCGCCGTCGTCGCCCCCGCCGGGGTCGCCCTCACACCGCACGGCATAGCCGTGCTCACCCGGTCCGGTGCCAAGGCGGTGATCACCCTGGGCCCGGAGCCGGTGGACGGCGCGCACGCCCTGGTCATCGACCAGCGGGAGATCGGCGGCTGCGCCGTCGGGCATCTGCTGTCGCGCGGACGCCGCCGGATCGGGGTGGTCATGCCCCAGGAGCCGGCCCTCGCCCCGTTCGCCGAACCGCGGCTGGCCGGCGCACTGCGCGCGGCGGAACCGGCGGGTGCCCGCATCCAGCCGCTGCCGCTGCACTACGAGGAGGACTCGGCAGCCGCTCTCGCCGCCCGCTGGCGCACCCTCGGCCTGGACGCCGTCTTCGCCTACAACGACGAGTACGCCATGCTGCTGACGAGAGCCCTCCAGGACGCCGGCATCGCGGTGCCCGGGGAGACAGCCGTGATCGGCGCGGACGACCTGATGCTGGGCAGACTGCTGCGGCCCAGGCTGAGCACCGTACGGATGGAACTGGCGACACGGCAGCCGCCGGCCGAGATGGTCGACCGGCTGCTGCAGCACCCCGCCGGAAGACCGGAGCGGCACGACCTGCTGCGGGCACGGGCCGTCCCGCGCGAATCCAGCTGA
- the trxA gene encoding thioredoxin → MSTVELTKENFDQVVSDNDFVLIDFWASWCGPCRQFAPVYDSASERHPDLVFAKVDTEAQQELAAAFEIRSIPTLMIVRDNVAVFAQPGALPEAALEDVIGQARNLDMDEVRKSVEAQKQGQPEQQ, encoded by the coding sequence ATGAGCACCGTAGAGCTCACCAAGGAAAACTTCGATCAGGTCGTCAGCGACAACGACTTCGTACTGATCGACTTCTGGGCTTCCTGGTGCGGCCCGTGCCGGCAGTTCGCGCCGGTCTACGACTCGGCGTCCGAGCGCCACCCCGATCTGGTCTTCGCCAAGGTCGACACGGAGGCGCAGCAGGAGCTGGCGGCCGCGTTCGAGATCCGGTCCATTCCCACGCTGATGATCGTCCGGGACAACGTGGCGGTGTTCGCCCAGCCCGGCGCGCTTCCCGAGGCGGCTCTGGAGGACGTCATCGGACAGGCCCGCAACCTGGACATGGACGAGGTGCGCAAGTCCGTCGAGGCCCAGAAGCAGGGGCAGCCGGAGCAGCAGTAG